Proteins found in one Streptomyces sp. NBC_00461 genomic segment:
- a CDS encoding DUF5999 family protein — MCQHQPPCPTAHSADRESARLVAHHPEQGWSLLCNGVLLFEDTGELLPDGQIIAPHRQVMTAA; from the coding sequence ATGTGCCAGCACCAGCCACCGTGTCCGACAGCCCACTCCGCCGACCGGGAATCCGCCCGACTAGTGGCGCATCACCCGGAGCAGGGATGGAGCCTGCTGTGCAACGGCGTTCTGCTCTTCGAGGACACCGGTGAGCTCCTGCCCGACGGGCAGATCATCGCCCCGCACCGCCAGGTGATGACGGCCGCCTGA
- a CDS encoding glutamate-cysteine ligase family protein — protein MGEKVVAGRFDLSDRQHYRDKLRRCLSGLERLLDQKRFDRPKNLMGLEIELNLAGRDGMPKMLNAQVLERIASRDFQTELAMFNLEVNIAPHPLGGRVFDRLAEELRTSLAYAHRKAGEVDAGIVMIGILPTLDRDDLVSSNLSDVDRYALLNEQIVAARGEDFALDIDGVEHLTCTSKSIAPEAACTSVQLHLQVTPGRFADVWNAAQAVAAAQIAVGANSPFLFGRELWRESRPPLFQQSTDTRPPELQAQGVRPRTWFGERWISSAYDLFEENLRYYPALLPICDEEDPLEVLDAGGIPTLAELVLHNGTVYRWNRPVYGIADGVPHLRVENRVLPAGPTVTDVVANAAFYYGLVRALAEEPRPVWTRLPFEAAAANFDAACKHGIDARLQWPRRGRYGGITQVDAVSLVRDELLPLAEAGLDAWGVEPADRDLYLGVIDERCRRRVNGASWQAATFHRALEAGHSRDAALAAMTRRYAELMRIGEPVHTWPVGLPEPVPLG, from the coding sequence ATGGGGGAGAAGGTCGTGGCAGGGCGGTTCGACCTGTCCGATCGGCAGCACTATCGCGACAAGCTCCGGCGGTGCCTGTCGGGACTGGAGCGGCTGCTGGACCAGAAGCGGTTCGATCGCCCCAAGAACCTCATGGGGTTGGAGATCGAACTGAATCTGGCCGGCCGCGACGGCATGCCGAAAATGCTCAATGCGCAGGTCCTTGAGCGGATCGCGAGCCGTGATTTCCAAACAGAACTCGCCATGTTCAATCTGGAAGTCAACATAGCCCCACATCCTTTGGGCGGGCGCGTATTCGACCGTCTCGCGGAGGAACTCCGGACGTCGCTGGCATATGCCCACAGAAAAGCGGGCGAGGTGGATGCGGGAATCGTGATGATCGGCATTCTGCCGACTCTCGACCGGGACGACCTGGTCTCCTCCAACCTCTCCGACGTCGACCGCTACGCACTGCTCAACGAACAGATCGTGGCCGCCCGCGGCGAGGACTTCGCCCTCGACATCGACGGCGTGGAGCACCTCACCTGCACCTCGAAGTCCATCGCGCCCGAAGCCGCCTGCACCTCCGTGCAACTGCACCTCCAGGTCACCCCGGGCCGCTTCGCCGACGTGTGGAACGCCGCCCAGGCCGTCGCCGCCGCCCAGATCGCCGTCGGCGCCAACTCGCCCTTCCTGTTCGGCCGTGAGCTGTGGCGCGAGTCCAGGCCGCCGCTCTTCCAGCAGTCCACGGACACCCGCCCGCCGGAGCTGCAGGCCCAAGGTGTGCGTCCGCGTACCTGGTTCGGGGAGCGATGGATCTCCTCGGCGTACGACCTCTTCGAGGAGAACCTGCGCTACTACCCGGCGCTGCTGCCGATCTGCGACGAGGAGGACCCCCTTGAGGTCCTCGACGCGGGCGGCATCCCGACGCTCGCCGAACTCGTCCTGCACAACGGCACGGTGTACCGCTGGAACCGCCCCGTCTACGGCATCGCCGACGGCGTCCCGCACCTGCGGGTCGAGAACCGCGTCCTGCCCGCCGGGCCCACCGTCACCGACGTCGTCGCCAACGCGGCGTTCTACTACGGCCTCGTCCGCGCCCTCGCCGAGGAGCCGCGGCCCGTGTGGACCCGGCTCCCCTTCGAGGCGGCCGCCGCCAACTTCGACGCCGCGTGCAAACACGGCATCGACGCCCGCCTTCAGTGGCCGCGGCGCGGACGGTACGGCGGCATCACACAGGTCGACGCGGTGAGCCTCGTACGCGACGAACTCCTGCCGCTCGCCGAGGCGGGCCTGGACGCGTGGGGGGTCGAACCCGCCGACCGGGATCTGTACCTCGGTGTCATCGACGAGCGCTGCCGGCGCCGGGTCAACGGCGCGTCCTGGCAGGCGGCGACCTTCCACCGGGCCCTGGAGGCGGGCCACTCGCGGGATGCCGCACTGGCGGCCATGACTCGGCGGTACGCCGAGCTGATGCGCATCGGGGAGCCGGTGCACACCTGGCCGGTGGGCCTGCCGGAACCCGTACCGCTGGGCTGA
- a CDS encoding LacI family DNA-binding transcriptional regulator, with the protein MAADEAVAEGASEARGKVTIREIARQAGVSVPTVSRVVNGRSDVSPQTRARVEDLLIRYGHRKRAAATGSRAALLDLVFNDLDSPWALEIIRGVEDVTHATGIGVVVSAVHGRSGAARAWMRNLRARASDGVILVTSALEPVLHEELRALGVPLVVVDPAGSPALDVPTIGAANWSGGMAATGHLLSLGHRSIGLITGPPGLLCSRARFDGYRSALERAGLTVDESLVVPGDFHPESGLTGCDTLLDLPGPPTAVFAAGDRMALGAIETLRRRGLRVPQDMSLVGFDDLPEVRWSSPPLTTVRQPLADMGRLAVRTVLRLARGEQPDSPRVELSTELVVRSSTAPPAHR; encoded by the coding sequence CTGGCAGCGGACGAAGCGGTCGCCGAGGGTGCGTCCGAGGCCCGGGGCAAGGTCACCATCAGGGAGATCGCCCGGCAGGCCGGGGTCTCGGTGCCGACGGTGTCCCGGGTCGTCAACGGCCGGTCCGACGTCTCGCCGCAGACCCGCGCGCGGGTCGAGGACCTGCTGATCCGGTACGGCCACCGCAAGCGCGCCGCCGCCACCGGCTCCCGTGCGGCTCTGCTCGACCTGGTCTTCAACGACCTCGACAGCCCCTGGGCGCTGGAGATCATCCGGGGTGTCGAGGACGTCACGCACGCGACCGGGATCGGCGTCGTGGTGTCGGCGGTCCACGGCCGCTCGGGGGCCGCCCGCGCGTGGATGCGCAATCTCCGGGCCCGCGCCTCCGACGGCGTCATCCTCGTCACCTCGGCGCTGGAGCCCGTACTGCACGAGGAGTTGCGCGCCCTGGGCGTACCGCTGGTGGTCGTCGACCCGGCGGGCTCCCCCGCCCTCGACGTCCCCACGATCGGCGCCGCCAACTGGTCCGGCGGCATGGCGGCCACCGGGCATCTGCTGTCGCTGGGGCACCGCAGCATCGGCCTGATCACGGGCCCGCCCGGGCTGCTGTGCTCACGGGCGCGGTTCGACGGCTACCGTTCCGCACTGGAGAGGGCGGGCCTCACGGTCGACGAGTCCCTCGTCGTCCCGGGCGACTTCCACCCCGAGTCCGGCCTCACCGGCTGCGACACGCTCCTGGACCTGCCCGGGCCGCCGACCGCCGTGTTCGCGGCCGGTGACCGGATGGCACTCGGTGCGATCGAGACACTGCGCCGCCGGGGCCTCAGAGTGCCGCAGGACATGAGCCTGGTCGGTTTCGACGACCTTCCGGAAGTCCGCTGGTCGTCCCCGCCGCTGACCACGGTCCGCCAACCGCTCGCCGACATGGGCAGGTTGGCCGTCCGTACGGTGCTGCGCCTGGCGCGCGGCGAACAGCCGGACTCCCCGCGCGTGGAACTGAGCACCGAGCTGGTGGTGCGGTCCAGCACCGCACCACCGGCACACCGTTGA